In a genomic window of Onychostoma macrolepis isolate SWU-2019 chromosome 08, ASM1243209v1, whole genome shotgun sequence:
- the LOC131545896 gene encoding beta-1,4-galactosyltransferase galt-1-like, with protein MDNSTFKIFLALTCLSITSTLILAYKSYPLYQYVTASYNTQKIPDALNSTMPIKDSEHAFYNTCKITDPLNSITPIKDSEHFMVSAFIDHRLGGVIRVIAIIKRNSLQPLYCVYCSAEQVCKTVHTDVQIHNDHFGFPFHVSDVICKGKHMQNATHVRISTKDLDNNATEYLPIQNQVRMSTFKYNFTVCISNLFGDYNNVLQFAQTMEMYKLLGVQHVVIYKTGCGPDLEKLLKHYETEGILEIVPWPINQFLNPSSGWNFQEHKGDVHYYGQLVTLNECIYRHMYQSKYVLLNDIDEIIMPYKHANLPSLMKYLQYAYPRVSVFLFESHVFPTTQFEESRKFKRAEWNNIPGVNIMEHIHREPNRKNIYNPTKMIVNPRKVQQTSVHSSLKNYGYIHRVAFNVSRMAHVREPVQVNLTKEQLFVDKRMWDFEQKLIPNVDRTLKLSGLLRPH; from the coding sequence ATGGATAAcagcacatttaaaatatttcttgctCTAACATGTCTCTCTATTACTTCAACACTGATTTTGGCATACAAGAGTTATCCTCTTTACCAATATGTGACTGCTTCCTATAATACACAAAAAATACCAGACGCTTTAAATTCGACAATGCCCATCAAAGACTCAGAGCATGCCTTCTATAATACATGTAAAATCACAGACCCTTTAAATTCAATAACACCCATCAAAGACTCGGAGCATTTCATGGTGTCTGCGTTTATCGACCACAGACTGGGTGGGGTCATTCGAGTCATCGCCATAATCAAAAGAAACAGTCTTCAGCCCCTTTACTGTGTTTACTGCAGCGCTGAACAAGTCTGCAAAACTGTTCACACAGATGTCCAGATACACAACGACCATTTTGGCTTCCCGTTTCACGTCTCAGATGTGATTTGTAAAGGTAAACACATGCAAAATGCAACTCATGTCCGTATATCAACTAAAGATTTAGATAACAATGCAACAGAGTATCTGCCAATACAAAATCAAGTGAGAATGAGCACTTTTAAGTATAACTTTACCGTTTGCATCTCAAACCTTTTTGGCGACTACAACAATGTACTGCAGTTTGCTCAAACGATGGAGATGTACAAGCTTCTGGGTGTACAGCATGTGGTCATCTATAAAACTGGTTGTGGACCAGACTTGGAAAAGCTCTTAAAACATTATGAAACAGAGGGGATACTGGAGATCGTTCCATGGCCTATCAACCAGTTTCTGAACCCTTCTTCAGGCTGGAACTTCCAGGAGCACAAAGGTGACGTCCATTATTATGGTCAGTTAGTAACACTCAACGAGTGCATTTACAGGCACATGTACCAGTCCAAGTACGTTCTCCTGAATGACATTGATGAAATCATCATGCCTTACAAACACGCCAATTTACCATCTCTCATGAAGTACCTTCAGTATGCTTATCCCAGAGTAAGTGTATTCCTTTTTGAGAGCCACGTTTTTCCCACAACACAGTTTGAGGAGAGTCGGAAGTTCAAACGAGCTGAATGGAATAATATTCCAGGTGTTAATATCATGGAGCACATTCACAGAGAACCTAATCGAAAGAACATTTACAATCCCACAAAGATGATTGTCAACCCAAGGAAGGTGCAGCAAACTTCAGTACACTCCTCATTGAAAAACTATGGATATATTCACCGTGTAGCATTTAATGTGTCTAGGATGGCGCATGTGAGAGAACCAGTGCAGGTGAATCTTACCAAAGAGCAACTGTTTGTGGACAAAAGAATGTGGGACTTTGAGCAAAAACTGATACCGAATGTTGACCGGACTTTGAAGCTTTCAGGTTTGTTAAGGCCTCACTGA